GTTTAATATTAATGAATCCAAAATTAAAAAGGAAATAAAAAATATTGACAATATTAAAAATCCAAAAAGCGACAAATCCAAGAAATTTTTAGATTTAATTAAGAAATAGTGATTATATGGATGAAGATGTAACAACAATTCATATAACAAAAGCCTTAAGTTCTGCAATTATTGTGGATTTAATGGAAAAATATCCTAATTTAGAGACTATTACATGTTCTCCTAGTGTTTATAACAGAACTTCAGATACATATATTGATGCACTATCACAGCTTGATATTGAAGTTGTAAAAAAATATAACTGGGGAGCGGAATCTAAAACAAACGGTGAAGAGTTTAAGGTTTTAGAATTGTCAAATGAAGGATTTAAACCTAAACAAATAGCTGAAAAATTAGATTTAAAACTTAGTCGTGTTTATTATTTATTGAAAAAAGCTGATGCTAAATTTGATAATAGAAAAAGAAAACACAATCATGTAGAGATTAAAAACCTTAAAGATGATGGTTTATCTGCAAAAGAGATTTCTGAAAAATTAGATATTCCCTTAAGGACTGTCTATTATATTTTAAATAAAAAATAATTACTTTTTTTAATAATGAACATTAAATAGTTTATTATGATGATTTTACCACAAATTCCTTTATATGGGATAGCTTTAATCTGTGGATTACTATCTTTTTTTGTAACCAGATTAACTATGCCAAGGATGATTAGAAAGCTTGAAGCCGCGAATATTGTTGGGAAAGATATTCACAAATCCTGGAAACCTATTGTTGCGGAAATGGGTGGATTTGGTATTCTTTTCGGGTTTATTATAGGAATGTTTTCTGGAATATATATGCACGATATTCTAGCATTCAAATTAGTTATTGTTTTAGTAGTAATATTGATTGTTGGAATAATCGGTATTGCTGATGATTTACTTGCTCTATCTTCAAAAGAGAAGTTTATTTTACTTTTCCTTGCAGGTCTTCCATTGATTTGGGCAGCACCACCTAATGTGGGAATATTATACTTAATTACAATTCCTATTGCATTATCTATTGGTTCTAATTTAACCAATATGCTTGCTGGTTTAAATGGTATTGAATCAGGTTTAGGTATTATTTCAATGACTTCACTTACCATTGCATGTATTATTCTTGGAAAATACGATGTAACTATCATTTCCATGAGTATGCTTGGTGCATTAATCGCATTTTTATACTACAACAAATATCCTGCTAAGATTTTCCCAGGAGATACTGGTACATTAATTATTGGTGCAGCTATTGTTTGTATTGCGTTTATTGGACGTGTAAAGCTTATTGCATTTATTGTATTGATGCCAAATATCATTGATGCTGCTTTAAAATTCTATTCTGCAGGATTTATGAACCGTCAACAGCAAAAACCAACTCAATTAAACGAAGATGGTAAATTAGTAAGACCAGATGCTGGTTTTAAATCAATGATCAGGTTAATTTTAAGAAAACCTATTGCAGAAAAAGATGCTGTTAGAATAATCTGGGCTATTGGAGTAGTATTTGGAATTATTGGTATTCTTGTAGCATTAATAATGCCTGGTGCACTTGAAAACCAGACTTTAGTTAACTTCTTACAGATTAAAGAGATGTTTTATTATATTTAGGTGTTTAATATGATGAGACCATACACAATTTTAAATGCTGCTATGACTTTAGATGGTAAAATCGCAACAAAAACCGGAAGTTCTAATATTTCAGGAAAAAAAGATTTAGAAAGAGTTCATGAGCTTAGAAAAGAATGTGACGCAATTATGGTTGGAATTGGAACTGTACTTGCAGATGATCCAAGATTAACTGTTCACAAAATTGATGCAAATCCTGAAGATAATCCTGTTCGTATTGTAGTTGACAGCAAATGCAGAACACCTGAAGATGCTAGAATTACAAATTTTGATGCTAAAACAATTATAGCCTGTGCAAGAGAATTTAAAGAGGATTTTGAAGCATCTGATAAATATGAAACATTTAAAAAAAGAGGTGTTAAGTTTATTTATTCTGGAAGTGACAGGGTTGATTTAAAGCTTTTAATGAGTTATCTTCATGAGGAAGGTATTGATAAGTTAATGCTTGAAGGTGGATCAACTTTAAACTTTTCTATGATAAAAGCAGGTCTTATTGATGAAATAAGAATATGTGTTGCTCCAATGGTTGTTGGAGGCAGTGAATCTAAAACATTTTTTGATGGTGAAGGTTTTGATTTAATGGATGAAGCAGTTAAACTTGAATTAACTGATTCATACACTTTGGATAAGGATTTGATTTTAACTTACAAAGTTTTAAAATAAATCCATGAAACTTGCATTTTTACAAATACAATATTTACAAAGGGATTTTTTATCCTTGATATATTTCATTCGACCCTTGCAATAATAGGTGCCGTTTGAAATGTATACTTCTTCTTTTTTGTCTTCGCTGTATGGGTGAAGTGGTTTTTTAGCTATTAGTGCCAGGTAGAGTGTAATGTTTTTGGTGAATCGTTGCTGTTCGTCTTCACCTCCACAATACTTATCAAAATAAAAGTCAATATCTTGATTGATACTTTTAATTATTTTATCATCCACTTCAAAATCATCAAATATAACTGTCCCATATATATCATCGTATACATTTGAGTTATATTTGGCAAGTTTCTTAGTTAATGGGTCTTGATATCTATCATCAGTTACTTTATTTTTTAAATAATCAATAGGATAACTTTTCAAATCCTTTCTAATAATATCTAAAAGTTTGGATGCTTTCATAAAATCCCTTTACTTTTAAGTAACTCACGAGGATTATCAACAATAGCTTTCATTGCTTCATCATGGCTTAATCCTGCACCTAATGCAACTTCATATGATTTATCAAAAGTGATAATGTCTCCAGGTGCGTGAGTGTCTGTATCAACAAGTAATTTATTTCCAACTTCACGTGCAATATTTGCAACATGACCGTTTCCAAGACAGTGTCCTTTACGAGCTGAAATTTCAAGATAAATATCATTTTTTAAAGCAATTTCTGCTTCTTCTTTGGTAATTAAACCAGGATGTCCTATAATATCAACATATTTTGACTCAACAGCAGCACGGTTGGTTCCAGGAGTAACAGGTTCGTTTAATGTCTCACCGTGAACAACAACAATTTTTGCACCTAACTGTTTAGCTCTTTTTGCAATTCCATCAATTGATTCTACAGGAGCGTGGGTAACTTCAGCACCTAAAACAACAGTAATATCCCAGTTAGCATTAATATCATCAATAGCATCCTGAATTGAAGGAATATTATCAACATTATACCAGTCAACATGATCAGTAATAGCTATTACTTCATGATTTAATTTTAAAGCTCTTCTTGCAAGTTCTGAAGGTAATAATTCCCCGTCACTAAATAAACTATGCATATGTAAATCAATTCTTTTATTCAAAATTAGACCTCATTTTAATTAATATGATAATATTTTATATAATACATACAATATAAATTTATATAACTATATAGGAGGTTATTAAAATGAAAGCAAAAGCATTTAAAATTGCAGATGGAGTATATTGGGTTGGAGTAATCCACTGGAACAGCAGAACTTTCCACGGTTACGGAATTCCTGGAACTTCATACAACGCATATTTAGTATTTGGTGAAGAAAAAACTGTTTTAATCGATAACGTTTACAAAGGAATGTTTGAACAATTCGATGCAAGAGTAAAAGATGCATTCGAACAAGAAGGTAAAGAGTTCAAAATTGATGTTTTCGTACAAAACCACTCAGAAATGGACCACTCAACATTCTTAAGAGAAACTATTGAAAAATACAATCCTGATGCTGAAATATATGCATCACAAAACTGTATTAACTTCTTAGAAGCACAATACCACAACTTCTCTGATTTAGAACTCACTCCTGTTGCAACTGGAGATGAATTAGATATTGGTGGTAGAACCTTAAAATTCGTATCTGCACCAATGCTTCACTGGCCTGACAGCATGTTCACTTTCCTTGCAGAAGACGGAATTTTATTCTCAAACGATGCATTTGGTCAACACCTTGCTTGTTCAAAAAGATATGACACTGATTACTCACTTGACCACATTATAAGAGAAGCACAAAAATACTACGCTAATCTTGTAACTTTAGGTTCCCCAATGCTTAGAATGAAACTTGAGGAATTAACAAACAGCGGTGTTTTAGAACAAGTTAAAATGATTGCACCATGTCACGGTCAAATCTGGACTAACCCAGCACCTATTGTAGAAAAATACTCTGAATGGGGATCAGGTGTATGTAAAGACAAAATCACTGTTATCTACGACACTATGCACCACTCAACCGAAAAACTCGCATTCCAAATTGCAGAAGGTATTATGAGTGAAGGTGTAGAAGTTGCAATGTACTTTATGCAAGAAGACGGTCCTGATGATGTAATTACCGACATTTTAGACTCAAAAGCTATTGCACTTGGTGCACCTACAATGATGAACAAACCGTTCCCAAGAATCGGAAACATGATGTACTGGTTAGATTGTGTTAACTTCAAAGGAACCGGAAGTGAAAAAGATGCTTTAATCTTCTCATCCAAAGGATGGGGTGGAGGAGCAGTAGCTAAACTCCAAAAAGATTTAGAAGAAGCTGGATTTAACGTAACTGACACTATGGACGTATTATTTGTACCTGATGAAGATGTGCTTGCAGAAGCATTCGAAAAAGGTGCACAACTTGCACGTTCCATCAAAGAATAATTTCTAATTATTCTTACTTTTTTTCTTTTTTTATAAGGTTTTTATAATGTCTAATTTAATTATTTATTTTTCAAGAGCTAATGAAAACTATTTTAGTGGCGAGACTAAAATTGTTGAAAAAGGCAATACCCGCCATATTGTAGACATTATCCGAAAACATATTGATGCTGATTTATTTGAAGTAATTCCAAAAACAGATTATCCTCATGATTATTTGGAATGCACACAGGTTGCTAAAAAAGAGTTAAAAAATAAAACAAGACCAGAACTTGAAAAAACACTTACAGATATTTCTTCTTATGATGTAATCTATATCTGTTTTCCTATCTGGTGGGGAACACTTCCAATGGCAATGTGGACACAACTCGAAAAGTTAGATTTTACTGGCAAAATTATTAAACCATTTGTAACACATGAAGGATCCAAGTTTGGTAAATCTCTTAAAGATTTAAAAAAACTATGTAAAGGTGCAGAAATTAAAAAAGGATTTGAAATTTCAGGATCAAACATTAAAAATGCAACTTGTATGGTTGAAATCTGGTTAAAAGAGTAATATAAATTCACCATTTAAACACAATTTATTTATACTTATTGTTAATATATTAATAATAAGGAGTGTTAATAGTGGATGATGAAACATTAAAAAAATACGCATACGTAACAATTTCAAAATACAGGAAAAACACAGTAAAATCACTAAAAGATGATGTTAAAATTCCAACACAAATAGCAAAAGACACAGGAATTAGAAGAAACCACATATCCAAAGTATTAAGAGAACTAAAAGACTGTGGTGTTGTTGAATGTATAAATGAAGAAGCAAAAAGAGGAAGAATTTATCGTTTAACAAAATCTGGTGAAGCTATTGTTGAGCATCTTGACTGAATCTTAATTCACTACTTTTTTTAGAATAATTTTATTTAAATTTAAATAAATGATATATCCAAATTTATAAATAACAATTAATTTGACTTATAAATGGGAGATAATTTGGATAAAAATAAACTCATTATTATCGGATTAATTATCATAATAATTGCATTATTAATAGGTATTTTCCTATCACTACAACCAACAAAAGAAGATACAAAAATAATTATTATTGGTAATTCTACAATGAATGGGGGAGAATATATTGTTTTTAAACTTTTTGACTCCAATAATGTGCCTATTGCCAATCAGACTTTAAATGCAACTATAACTTGTAATGGAAATACCAGTTCTTATCCTATCATTACTGATAATAATGGTAGTTATAAATTCACATTAAATGATTTTGATGGCAATATAACTATTAATGTCACATTTAATGGGAATGAAAACTATTCTGGAAATAATACCATAAAAAATATATTTGTTATAAAAAATGTTGCTCAATCATCTTATCAATCTGTTTCTTCAGGAAATGATGAACCTGAATATGGAACTGATGAATATGTTGATAAATGGGACCAATCATTAAGAGGAGATGGTTCCTGGGCATATACTCATGATCAACCAGTTAAAAAGGACAAACATGGAAATGAATACAAAAGAATGTATGATCCTGAGACTCACGAAAATTACTGGTATAATATGGGAAAAAGAGATTGGATAGTAGATTAAATATATAAAAATTTGGAATAAAACATTTATTCCAAAAATTATTCCTTTTTAACAATAATATTTGTCCATTTCAAATCGCTGCGTTCTTTTCTAACATCATCACTTAGCCATGTTTTTATAACTTTAAAACCTACTTTTTCAAATAGTTCAGCAGCTACTTCTTCAGTTAAGTCAGTATAGTATCTTCCTTCACGCTGTCCTTCAAATTCACCATGTTTAAATGATGCGCAAAAGATTCCATCACTTTTAAGTGCTTTTTTAAGTTTTAACAATACTGATTCTAATTCATCACTTGGAACATGTAAAAGTGATGCATAAGCCCATATTCCATCAAATTCATCTTCAAAATCAATATCTTGAACTAGCATATGTTTAACATCAATACCAGTATGTTTACTTGCAAGTTTACACATCTCAACAGACCCGTCAAATGCAAATACATTAAATCCAAGGTCCATAAAAACCTTTGTTTCTCTTCCAGATCCACATCCAACATCTAAAATATATGCATTTTCAGGAAGTAATTCTACAAACTTTTCATAGTTGTGACTTATATCTGCATTAACAGTTCCATTAAAAAATTCTTGGGCATTTTCATCATAAAAATTCATTTTTACGTCTCAATTTAACATATTTGTTTTTTTAGAAATAAGTAAATATTGATAAGAAGATATAATATTGTAGATATTATTGAAGGTTTTTATATGGAAGAATTAAGATCAGAAATTATTAAATTTCAAAAAGAAAGGGATTGGAAACAGTTTCATACTCCTGAGAATTTAGCAAAATCAATTTCTATTGAAGCTGCAGAACTTTTAGAACATTTTCAATGGAATAAAGAATATGATGTTAGTGAAGTTGCTGATGAACTTGCAGATGTTTTAAATTATTGTATTTTAATGGCTGATGCTCTTGATTTGGATATTAAAGAGATTGTATTAAATAAAATGAAGAAAAATGCCATTAAATATCCTGTAAGTAAATCATATGGTACTTCAAAAAAGTATACTGAGTTTTAAAAAAGGTAGATTTCAATGGATGATTATGGAAATTTAAAATTTGCAAGTCTCTTTCATGATATTGGTAAATTTTACCAAAGAACAAACAAATGCAATAATACTCATTGTGAATTGTCTGCGGCTTTTGTTAAAGACAAATTGATGATTTAGTTGAAAATTTAGTATTGTATCACCACAATCCTTCTAAATCTATAAACCCCGAATTATGTGTAATACTTCAAAAAGCAGATTATCATTCATCAAAAGAATGTATTGGGCTTGATGATGAATCAGTGATGCCTTTAACATCTATTTTTTCAAGAATCTCATTTGATGATGAAACTGGTGATGATCATTATGTTCCATTAGTTGAACTTGACTTTAATAAACCGTTACATGCTCAAAATAAAGATGTTATGAGTGAATGGGATTTAGTTCAAAAATATGAAGATATATTGATTAAATTTGAAAAAGAATTTGAAAACTTAGAAAATAATGATTTAGAAACTGTATTGGCTATTTTAAAAAAATACACATCAACAATTCCTGCTTCAACTCACTACTCTAAAAGTGATATTTCATTATATGATCATCTAAAAACAACCCTTGCTATTTCTAATTGCAGATATTTATTCTCAAAAGAAGAAAACTTAACTAAAAGCGATGATGAGGAAGTTTACAGAGTAATTAACGGTGAACTTTCAGGTATTTCTGATGTTTTATATGACATTCAAACATGTGATAATGATATGGTTAAACGTTTGCGTGGCCGTTCTCTTTATTTAAATTTATTAACAGAAGCAGTTGCTTCTAGAATTATCTTTGATTTAAATTTAGACTCTTCAAACATCATATATTGCAGTGGAGGACGTTTTATAATCATTGCACCAAACATTAAAAAAACAGAAGAGATTATTAATAAAATCAGTTTATTTGAGGAATTTGGTGCAGATTTGTTCTTAAATATTGTTTCAAAACCTGCATGTGGAGATGAGCTTGGAGAATTTGATAAAGTATTATCAAGGCTTAATTTATTGTCTGATGAAAACAGAAAACATAAATTTACAAATCAAATCAATGAATTAATCACTAAAAACAATTCCAATTCATTATCAGAATTTGATGAATCTAAAATAGGTGATGTGGCTGCAAATGCCAAATATTTAATTAAGTATATTTGTGATGAGAAAATTACAAATTCACTATTCTATTCCAAATTAAACATTGGATACATATTTAAAAAAGATAAAAAAGGTATTGACAGCATTATATGTGAAAATAAAGATATTCAATTTACTGTTTATAAATTAAATGATACTGATTTTCTTGATATAGATATTGTATCTAATAATGTTTCATTTGACTTTAAAGTTATGGGAAACAGTGTTCCAAATATTGATGGAAAACCATTGTTTCTTAATCATTTAGCCAAATTAGCAGATGGTGCAGATAAGATTGGAGTAGTAAAAATAGATGCTGATAACCTTGATTTGATCTTTTCAAAAGGTTTAGGTGAAGGTGCTAAAAGCATTTCCAGAATATCTTCTCTAAGTTTTTATATTGATTTATATCTCTCAGGTAGGGTTAATCAGGTTGCAAGCAGATTTAATTTCGCAACTGA
This Methanobacteriaceae archaeon DNA region includes the following protein-coding sequences:
- a CDS encoding multidrug transporter, whose protein sequence is MMILPQIPLYGIALICGLLSFFVTRLTMPRMIRKLEAANIVGKDIHKSWKPIVAEMGGFGILFGFIIGMFSGIYMHDILAFKLVIVLVVILIVGIIGIADDLLALSSKEKFILLFLAGLPLIWAAPPNVGILYLITIPIALSIGSNLTNMLAGLNGIESGLGIISMTSLTIACIILGKYDVTIISMSMLGALIAFLYYNKYPAKIFPGDTGTLIIGAAIVCIAFIGRVKLIAFIVLMPNIIDAALKFYSAGFMNRQQQKPTQLNEDGKLVRPDAGFKSMIRLILRKPIAEKDAVRIIWAIGVVFGIIGILVALIMPGALENQTLVNFLQIKEMFYYI
- a CDS encoding 2,5-diamino-6-(ribosylamino)-4(3H)-pyrimidinone 5'-phosphate reductase; translated protein: MRPYTILNAAMTLDGKIATKTGSSNISGKKDLERVHELRKECDAIMVGIGTVLADDPRLTVHKIDANPEDNPVRIVVDSKCRTPEDARITNFDAKTIIACAREFKEDFEASDKYETFKKRGVKFIYSGSDRVDLKLLMSYLHEEGIDKLMLEGGSTLNFSMIKAGLIDEIRICVAPMVVGGSESKTFFDGEGFDLMDEAVKLELTDSYTLDKDLILTYKVLK
- a CDS encoding DUF2115 family protein; the protein is MKASKLLDIIRKDLKSYPIDYLKNKVTDDRYQDPLTKKLAKYNSNVYDDIYGTVIFDDFEVDDKIIKSINQDIDFYFDKYCGGEDEQQRFTKNITLYLALIAKKPLHPYSEDKKEEVYISNGTYYCKGRMKYIKDKKSLCKYCICKNASFMDLF
- a CDS encoding histidinol phosphate phosphatase domain-containing protein; the encoded protein is MNKRIDLHMHSLFSDGELLPSELARRALKLNHEVIAITDHVDWYNVDNIPSIQDAIDDINANWDITVVLGAEVTHAPVESIDGIAKRAKQLGAKIVVVHGETLNEPVTPGTNRAAVESKYVDIIGHPGLITKEEAEIALKNDIYLEISARKGHCLGNGHVANIAREVGNKLLVDTDTHAPGDIITFDKSYEVALGAGLSHDEAMKAIVDNPRELLKSKGIL
- a CDS encoding FprA family A-type flavoprotein produces the protein MKAKAFKIADGVYWVGVIHWNSRTFHGYGIPGTSYNAYLVFGEEKTVLIDNVYKGMFEQFDARVKDAFEQEGKEFKIDVFVQNHSEMDHSTFLRETIEKYNPDAEIYASQNCINFLEAQYHNFSDLELTPVATGDELDIGGRTLKFVSAPMLHWPDSMFTFLAEDGILFSNDAFGQHLACSKRYDTDYSLDHIIREAQKYYANLVTLGSPMLRMKLEELTNSGVLEQVKMIAPCHGQIWTNPAPIVEKYSEWGSGVCKDKITVIYDTMHHSTEKLAFQIAEGIMSEGVEVAMYFMQEDGPDDVITDILDSKAIALGAPTMMNKPFPRIGNMMYWLDCVNFKGTGSEKDALIFSSKGWGGGAVAKLQKDLEEAGFNVTDTMDVLFVPDEDVLAEAFEKGAQLARSIKE
- a CDS encoding flavodoxin, which translates into the protein MSNLIIYFSRANENYFSGETKIVEKGNTRHIVDIIRKHIDADLFEVIPKTDYPHDYLECTQVAKKELKNKTRPELEKTLTDISSYDVIYICFPIWWGTLPMAMWTQLEKLDFTGKIIKPFVTHEGSKFGKSLKDLKKLCKGAEIKKGFEISGSNIKNATCMVEIWLKE
- a CDS encoding winged helix-turn-helix domain-containing protein is translated as MDDETLKKYAYVTISKYRKNTVKSLKDDVKIPTQIAKDTGIRRNHISKVLRELKDCGVVECINEEAKRGRIYRLTKSGEAIVEHLD
- a CDS encoding Ig-like domain-containing protein translates to MDKNKLIIIGLIIIIIALLIGIFLSLQPTKEDTKIIIIGNSTMNGGEYIVFKLFDSNNVPIANQTLNATITCNGNTSSYPIITDNNGSYKFTLNDFDGNITINVTFNGNENYSGNNTIKNIFVIKNVAQSSYQSVSSGNDEPEYGTDEYVDKWDQSLRGDGSWAYTHDQPVKKDKHGNEYKRMYDPETHENYWYNMGKRDWIVD
- a CDS encoding class I SAM-dependent methyltransferase is translated as MNFYDENAQEFFNGTVNADISHNYEKFVELLPENAYILDVGCGSGRETKVFMDLGFNVFAFDGSVEMCKLASKHTGIDVKHMLVQDIDFEDEFDGIWAYASLLHVPSDELESVLLKLKKALKSDGIFCASFKHGEFEGQREGRYYTDLTEEVAAELFEKVGFKVIKTWLSDDVRKERSDLKWTNIIVKKE
- a CDS encoding nucleotide pyrophosphohydrolase, with the translated sequence MEELRSEIIKFQKERDWKQFHTPENLAKSISIEAAELLEHFQWNKEYDVSEVADELADVLNYCILMADALDLDIKEIVLNKMKKNAIKYPVSKSYGTSKKYTEF
- the cas10 gene encoding type III-A CRISPR-associated protein Cas10/Csm1 — translated: MYHHNPSKSINPELCVILQKADYHSSKECIGLDDESVMPLTSIFSRISFDDETGDDHYVPLVELDFNKPLHAQNKDVMSEWDLVQKYEDILIKFEKEFENLENNDLETVLAILKKYTSTIPASTHYSKSDISLYDHLKTTLAISNCRYLFSKEENLTKSDDEEVYRVINGELSGISDVLYDIQTCDNDMVKRLRGRSLYLNLLTEAVASRIIFDLNLDSSNIIYCSGGRFIIIAPNIKKTEEIINKISLFEEFGADLFLNIVSKPACGDELGEFDKVLSRLNLLSDENRKHKFTNQINELITKNNSNSLSEFDESKIGDVAANAKYLIKYICDEKITNSLFYSKLNIGYIFKKDKKGIDSIICENKDIQFTVYKLNDTDFLDIDIVSNNVSFDFKVMGNSVPNIDGKPLFLNHLAKLADGADKIGVVKIDADNLDLIFSKGLGEGAKSISRISSLSFYIDLYLSGRVNQVASRFNFATEQPKDIESEIIELEFNDLDKKTIFKPKGKLPKGEGVSSIYVIYSGEDDLLAVGPYDDVIKFALEFRNKFKKWATNNDLINLSAGIVIVKPEFSIGKAAIMADRELKISKSSGKNKITMFNEPLSWEEFEKIFDF